The DNA region TCGATGAGACGCTGCTTGTAGTTCAGCACGGCGTCCACGTCGCCGTCCTGCAAATCGACACCGCGGAGGACGCCGGCCATGAAGGCTCGCGCGGTCTCGGCCATGTTGTTGAACACCGTCATCAGACCGTTGAGGGTCTCGTAGATCTTGGCGACGTCAGGATCGTTGCTTCGGCCGAGATGGATCAGCGTGAGGAGGCTCTTGCCGATGTCTTCAAGCGCGACCGTCTGCAGTTCGCCGCGGCGCTGCATCTCCTTGGCGAAGGCGCTGAGCGCCATCTCGACGGAGACGCCGCCCTTCGAAAGCCGGTAGAGCATGCGGCGGCGATAGAACCCGCTCAACGAGGTGACGCGCGAGTTGTCGGCCTGGCAGTCGAGATTTCCCCACTCGGTCAGCTTGTCGAGGATGGTGTCCAGTTCGGACGGGGTTGGCGGCTCGCCCAGCCACTTTGCTTGCGCGAGAATCTCGGAAGGCCGGACGTAAAGCAGCAGTTGACGTTCAGCTGCCGCGCACACATCCAGGACGCACCGGTACAGCGCCGCATTATCGGCGGTGACGTGACGGAAAAGGTCCTGATGAGTGGCGATCTCGAATTGACCGCTCATGCATGCCCCATAACTACTTGAAATACCTCGCAATGGTGGCCCGGTGAGCGGCGTCCGTCAAAGCAAATTAGCCCTAGACGACCGCTAAACACAGGAAGGCCGATATCGGTGATGCATGGTTTGGCATGGACCTTCTGCAGCCGACGGCTACCCATGATTATTTACGCCGACCTCCCAAGAGGCATTTAAGCCGTACCCGCAGTGGGCATTTGGCCAGCGCAATCGTTGCTGGTGTTCTTGACCGAAGACGACCAATGGATATAATGTTCATGTTATGTTCTGTCATCGCGGAAGGTGCATATTTCTGCTCGCGGCAGGTCAACCGCGTGCCGTCCAGGGATGGGATCCGAAACACTTAACCACTCATTGGTAGACTGGTGATCAGGCTCAAAGCCTGCCGGGGTCGCCGAATCCTGTGAAATCAGGGCCGGGTCGAATAGATGTGAGCTCTTTTGTCCGATACAGCCCCACGCTCGATCGTTAGTGTCAGTTTTGGAGGAACTCCAGACTGGAACCAGAAGTAGGGAATAATGTCGACCGCTCGCCACATCGTCGCGTTGCTGCGCAGCCATATCGATGGAGATGAGGACCGCTTCCTCTCCGTGGCGACGCAGCTTGCCGCGCACGAGGCGAGGCAAGGACACGGCAAACTCGCCCAGGAACTGCGCGAACTGATCGACGCGGCGAAGGGCAAGACCACGCATGTCGGTCGGCGCGGGGCCGGTCCCGTTCCTCTAGCGCAGCCAAAAGGCGAACTCAGTAGCCTGCTGGCGGCGCGATATTCGGATATTCGGCTGAACAGCATGGTGTTAGGACCACACCTGAAAGAGCGCTTAGCACGCGTTTTGACCGAACAACGCCAACAGGCGCGCCTGCGCGCTCGCGGCCTGATGCCTCGACGGAAGCTGCTGTTGATTGGGCCTCCGGGCTCAGGCAAGACCATGACGGCTTCCGCTCTCGCCGGCGAGTTGAAGCTGCCACTATTCACAGTTCTCTATGACGGCTTGATCGGCAAGCTCATGGGCGAAACGGCGACGCGCCTTCGCCTGGTGTTTGATGCTGTTGCAGTTCAGCGCGGCGTATACTTCTTCGACGAGTTCGATGCGATTGGCTCACAACGATCGCACACGAACGATGTCGGCGAGATCCGGCGCGTGCTCAATTCATTTCTCCAGTTTTTGGAAAACGATGACGGCCCAAGCCTGATTGTTGCTGCGACCAACCACCCGGAGCTGCTGGATAAAGCCGTTTTCCGGCGTTTCGACGACGTCATTGTTTATGGATTGCCGGACCCGGAGATCGCTCGCGGCATATTGGAATCACATCTGACGGGATTTGACCTCTCGGACATCGATTGGTCATCGATTTTAGAAGCCACTGTGGGTTTGAGCCAGGCGGAAGTATCACGGGCTGCCGACGAGGCGGCGAAGATCGCCGTACTCGAGGACAGAAGCGAGATCAGCACGCCAACGCTGCTCTCGACATTGGCGGAACGCAGAGCCGCCACGAGTTGAGGCGCAGACGATAGATGGCACGACCGCCGCGCAATCGGCCGCATTTTCATGTTGAGGGTGGCGGTGAAGCAGAGCCGTACACATCACCTCGCATTGTCATCACGGGACTGCCTCCCGCGCGGATAAGAGCGCAGCACGCAGAGAAGCTCGGCCACGCGATCGGTGCCGCCGTCCAACAGGCTCGGCAGAAACTCGGAACCCGCGACCAAACGGTCGCTGAAGGCGAGAAAGGGTTCTATCTCGAATTCGAGATCCCGGCGGCGGAGCGGGACGCTGTTGAAGGTCTTGAAAATAAGCCAGCCGAGATTGAGCTCGTCGCCGTCAGAGCTGTCGCCGATAATCAGGAGATGGTTTCGGCCACCGTGTTCGTGCCCGAACGTTCAGCCGAGTTCTTTGCGAAAAAGGTCGAGACGTATCGCGACAAGAACACGAAGTCGGGAAAGCCGAGGAACGAGGCTCTGGTCGCTCGAATCGAGGATGTCCGCCTT from Bradyrhizobium sp. B124 includes:
- a CDS encoding ATP-binding protein, yielding MSTARHIVALLRSHIDGDEDRFLSVATQLAAHEARQGHGKLAQELRELIDAAKGKTTHVGRRGAGPVPLAQPKGELSSLLAARYSDIRLNSMVLGPHLKERLARVLTEQRQQARLRARGLMPRRKLLLIGPPGSGKTMTASALAGELKLPLFTVLYDGLIGKLMGETATRLRLVFDAVAVQRGVYFFDEFDAIGSQRSHTNDVGEIRRVLNSFLQFLENDDGPSLIVAATNHPELLDKAVFRRFDDVIVYGLPDPEIARGILESHLTGFDLSDIDWSSILEATVGLSQAEVSRAADEAAKIAVLEDRSEISTPTLLSTLAERRAATS